A stretch of Microbulbifer bruguierae DNA encodes these proteins:
- the xylB gene encoding xylulokinase translates to MTDFANTSQPGNVYLGIDAGTQSLKLLAYDANVKQILHVCSAPLELISRDDGSREQLAQWWLEALRRCVNELPAEIKTRVRGIGVSGQQHGFVPLNKAGEVIAPVKLWCDTSTIAECEEITERFGGVERCIDAVGNPILPGYTISKILWLKKNNPQAYAELAHILLPHDYLNFYLTGKIFSEFGDASGTGYLNILRREYDHEMLRALDPERDLLPLLPPLLPAHTTVALGEDARAEFGLPQGVRVSTGGGDNMMAAFGTGSVAPGVLTLSLGTSGTLFAHSDTPAIDPNGELAAFCASADGWLPLLCTMNCTVATEHSRKALGKSIAECEELLANSRPGADGLINLPFYNGERTPNLPHARASLHGMHDGNTTAANLYRAAMEGATFTLRRGLDAFARAGQQFSAIRLTGGGAKSPHWRQMVADVFNLPVEVPAQQEGAAFGAAMQALWACSESEISLRHLIDEHLAVDETLGCIPDANTVAAYQIHYQQFLELLQQQYPNNQ, encoded by the coding sequence ATGACAGACTTTGCCAACACCAGTCAACCCGGCAATGTTTATCTCGGTATCGACGCTGGTACCCAGAGCCTGAAGCTGCTGGCCTATGACGCCAACGTAAAACAGATCCTGCATGTCTGTTCCGCGCCCCTGGAATTGATCAGCCGCGACGACGGCAGTCGCGAGCAGTTAGCCCAGTGGTGGTTAGAAGCCCTGCGTCGATGTGTGAACGAACTACCGGCAGAAATCAAAACCCGGGTGCGCGGCATTGGCGTTTCCGGCCAGCAGCACGGATTTGTACCGCTGAACAAAGCCGGTGAAGTGATTGCGCCGGTGAAACTCTGGTGCGACACCAGCACCATTGCCGAATGCGAGGAAATCACCGAGCGCTTTGGTGGTGTGGAGCGCTGTATCGATGCTGTGGGCAATCCGATCCTGCCCGGTTACACGATTTCCAAAATCCTGTGGCTGAAAAAAAATAACCCGCAGGCCTATGCCGAACTCGCGCATATTCTGCTGCCGCACGATTACCTGAATTTTTACCTGACCGGCAAAATATTCAGCGAGTTCGGCGACGCTTCCGGCACCGGTTACCTGAATATCCTGCGCCGGGAATACGATCATGAAATGCTGCGCGCGCTGGACCCTGAGCGGGACCTCCTGCCACTGCTACCACCACTGCTGCCGGCACACACAACCGTCGCGCTCGGCGAGGATGCACGCGCTGAATTTGGCCTGCCCCAGGGAGTACGGGTTTCCACCGGCGGTGGCGACAATATGATGGCGGCCTTCGGCACCGGCTCTGTAGCACCGGGTGTGCTGACCCTGAGCCTCGGTACCTCCGGCACCCTGTTTGCCCACAGCGACACCCCGGCAATCGACCCCAACGGCGAACTGGCCGCGTTCTGCGCCTCGGCCGACGGCTGGTTGCCACTGCTGTGCACGATGAACTGCACCGTGGCCACCGAACACAGCCGCAAGGCGCTGGGGAAATCCATCGCCGAGTGCGAGGAACTACTCGCAAACAGCCGGCCCGGTGCCGATGGCCTGATAAACCTGCCGTTCTATAACGGCGAACGCACCCCCAACCTGCCCCACGCCCGCGCCAGCCTGCACGGCATGCACGACGGCAATACCACCGCGGCAAATCTGTATCGCGCCGCAATGGAGGGAGCGACCTTTACCCTGCGCCGGGGCCTCGATGCCTTTGCCCGCGCCGGACAGCAGTTCAGCGCCATCCGCCTCACCGGCGGCGGCGCCAAAAGTCCGCACTGGCGGCAGATGGTCGCAGATGTTTTCAACCTTCCGGTGGAAGTACCGGCGCAGCAGGAAGGGGCGGCCTTCGGCGCCGCCATGCAGGCACTATGGGCCTGTAGCGAAAGTGAAATTTCGCTGCGTCATCTGATCGACGAGCACCTGGCCGTGGATGAAACCCTCGGCTGTATCCCGGACGCAAATACGGTGGCGGCGTACCAAATCCACTATCAGCAATTTCTGGAGCTGCTTCAGCAGCAGTATCCCAACAACCAATAA
- the xylA gene encoding xylose isomerase has protein sequence MSRNLFVGDKEYFPGIGQIPFEGRESDNPLAFKHYDANKVIGGKTMEEHLRFAVCYWHTFCAKGADPFGRDTQVFAWDDAADAMTAARQRMDAVFEFCTKLGVPYYCFHDVDMSPAGNSIIETESNLAKMVELAAERQNASGMKLLWGTANVFTHPRYMNGAATNPDFGVLTYAASQVKAALDATVALGGENYVFWGGREGYICLQNANTRLEQENLARFLTAARDYGRSIGFKGTFLIEPKPMEPTKHQYDFDAQTVIGFLRHYGLDQDFKLNIEANHATLAGHTFAHELQMCTDAGMLGSIDANRGDYQNGWDTDQFPTDLYDAVHGMLVLLADGGFKTGGLNFDAKVRRESVDMEDIFLGHIGGMDTFARGLEVAHRILTESPYQNWKATRYASYSEGNGKAFTEGKLSLTDLRNLAVENGEPRPASGKQELYENLINQYI, from the coding sequence ATGAGCAGAAATCTTTTTGTAGGCGACAAGGAATACTTCCCCGGTATCGGCCAGATCCCGTTCGAAGGCCGCGAATCCGACAATCCTCTGGCCTTCAAACACTACGATGCCAACAAGGTCATCGGTGGCAAGACCATGGAAGAGCACCTGCGCTTTGCCGTGTGTTACTGGCACACCTTTTGTGCCAAGGGCGCGGACCCCTTTGGCCGCGACACCCAGGTGTTTGCCTGGGATGACGCCGCAGACGCAATGACCGCTGCGCGCCAGCGCATGGACGCGGTATTCGAGTTCTGTACCAAACTCGGCGTGCCCTATTACTGTTTCCACGACGTGGACATGTCACCGGCGGGTAACTCCATCATCGAGACCGAAAGTAATCTGGCGAAAATGGTGGAGCTGGCAGCAGAGCGCCAGAATGCCTCCGGTATGAAACTGCTGTGGGGCACGGCCAATGTGTTCACTCACCCGCGCTATATGAACGGCGCCGCCACCAACCCCGACTTCGGCGTACTGACCTATGCCGCCTCTCAGGTAAAAGCCGCACTGGATGCCACCGTGGCACTCGGTGGCGAGAACTATGTGTTCTGGGGTGGTCGTGAAGGTTATATCTGCCTGCAAAATGCCAACACCAGGCTGGAACAGGAAAACCTCGCGCGCTTCCTCACCGCGGCGCGGGATTACGGCCGCTCCATCGGCTTCAAGGGCACTTTCCTGATCGAGCCCAAACCCATGGAACCCACCAAGCACCAGTACGACTTCGATGCCCAGACGGTGATCGGCTTCCTGCGCCACTACGGTCTGGACCAGGATTTCAAACTCAATATCGAAGCCAACCACGCCACTCTGGCCGGGCACACCTTTGCCCATGAACTGCAGATGTGCACCGATGCCGGCATGCTGGGCTCGATCGATGCCAACCGCGGGGATTATCAGAATGGCTGGGACACCGACCAGTTCCCCACCGACCTGTACGACGCGGTGCACGGCATGCTGGTGCTTCTGGCGGACGGCGGCTTCAAAACCGGTGGTCTCAACTTCGATGCCAAGGTACGCCGTGAGTCCGTGGATATGGAAGATATTTTCCTCGGCCATATCGGCGGTATGGACACCTTCGCCCGCGGTCTCGAAGTGGCCCACAGAATTCTCACCGAGTCGCCCTACCAGAACTGGAAAGCCACGCGCTACGCCAGTTACAGCGAGGGCAACGGCAAGGCGTTTACAGAAGGTAAACTGAGCCTGACAGACCTGCGCAACCTGGCTGTGGAAAACGGCGAGCCGCGTCCCGCAAGCGGCAAGCAGGAGCTGTATGAGAACCTGATCAATCAATACATTTGA